Proteins encoded together in one Pelagicoccus albus window:
- a CDS encoding glutamine--tRNA ligase/YqeY domain fusion protein: MTEEKPSNFIRDFIDEELAAGKHSQIVTRFPPEPNGYLHIGHAFAIGVSYGIAKDYNGKFHLRFDDTNPEKEETEYVEAIKEDLLWLGADWGENLFFASDYFQQLFDWAILLIEEGKAYVDDLTPSQMREYRGSLTEPGQDSPYRTRTPEENLALFKDMAAGKFQEGEKVLRAKIDMAHPNMNMRDPVLYRILKADHHRTGDKWKIYPSYDFTHGQSDAIEGITHSLCSLEFEYHRPLYNWFIENLPVPHKPRQIEFARLNVEYIVTSKRKLLQLVNEKHVHGWDDPRMPTIAGLRRRGYTPDALKEFCERAGVAKRERVNEYALLEYCLRQDLEGKAIRRMAVLDPLKVVITNFPEETEFYEGPNHPADEDRGSRKVPLTREIYIERDDFMEDPPRKFFRLGPGREVRLRYACYITCTDVIKNDAGEIIELHATFDPESRGGSTPDGRKVKGTIHWVSATENVELEARHYEQLFTKTDPNEVEEGQTFLDNLNPNSETILKCYGEPELANAVVGEPIQFERKGYYVLDSDSSPTQLSFNRSVGLRDSWNKKQGK; encoded by the coding sequence ATGACAGAAGAAAAACCTTCGAATTTCATTCGCGACTTCATCGACGAGGAGCTCGCCGCCGGTAAACACAGCCAAATCGTTACACGTTTTCCACCAGAACCCAACGGCTACCTCCATATAGGCCACGCTTTCGCGATCGGTGTTTCCTACGGCATCGCCAAGGACTACAACGGAAAGTTCCACCTTCGTTTTGATGATACCAATCCTGAAAAAGAGGAAACCGAATACGTAGAGGCGATCAAGGAAGACCTACTTTGGCTCGGAGCAGACTGGGGAGAAAACCTCTTCTTCGCCTCCGACTATTTCCAGCAACTCTTCGATTGGGCGATCCTACTCATCGAAGAGGGCAAAGCCTATGTGGACGATTTAACTCCATCGCAAATGCGCGAGTACCGTGGTTCGCTCACCGAGCCGGGACAAGACTCCCCCTACCGCACGAGAACTCCAGAAGAAAACCTCGCACTCTTCAAGGATATGGCAGCCGGCAAGTTCCAAGAAGGCGAGAAGGTTCTCCGCGCTAAAATAGACATGGCACACCCGAACATGAACATGCGGGATCCTGTGCTCTATCGTATCCTAAAGGCGGATCATCACCGCACTGGAGACAAATGGAAGATCTACCCTTCCTACGACTTCACCCACGGACAGAGCGACGCTATCGAAGGCATCACGCACTCGCTATGCTCCTTGGAGTTCGAATACCATCGCCCGCTGTACAACTGGTTTATCGAAAACCTTCCGGTTCCCCACAAACCGAGACAAATCGAATTCGCGCGCTTAAACGTTGAATACATTGTAACCAGCAAGCGAAAGCTACTCCAATTGGTTAACGAAAAGCATGTCCATGGATGGGACGATCCACGCATGCCAACCATCGCAGGACTTCGCCGCCGGGGCTACACTCCCGACGCATTGAAGGAATTCTGCGAGAGAGCCGGTGTCGCGAAGCGCGAACGTGTAAACGAATACGCCTTGCTCGAATACTGTCTCCGCCAAGATCTAGAGGGCAAAGCGATCCGACGCATGGCCGTGCTCGACCCCTTGAAAGTTGTTATCACCAACTTCCCGGAGGAAACAGAATTCTACGAGGGCCCGAACCACCCAGCCGATGAAGATAGAGGATCTCGTAAAGTGCCTCTAACAAGAGAAATCTATATCGAAAGGGATGACTTCATGGAGGATCCTCCTCGCAAGTTTTTCCGTCTTGGCCCAGGACGCGAGGTTCGCCTTCGCTACGCATGCTACATTACCTGCACAGATGTTATCAAAAACGATGCGGGTGAAATCATAGAGTTGCACGCCACATTTGATCCGGAATCCCGAGGAGGCTCGACTCCCGACGGCCGCAAGGTAAAGGGTACGATCCACTGGGTAAGCGCTACGGAGAATGTAGAATTAGAAGCCCGCCACTACGAACAGTTGTTCACGAAAACGGACCCGAATGAAGTAGAGGAAGGCCAGACCTTCTTAGACAACCTAAACCCGAATTCGGAAACAATCCTGAAGTGCTACGGCGAACCTGAACTTGCGAACGCCGTAGTCGGAGAGCCAATACAATTCGAACGAAAAGGTTACTACGTTCTTGATTCCGACAGCAGCCCAACGCAGCTCTCCTTTAATCGTTCAGTAGGGCTTCGGGATAGTTGGAATAAAAAACAGGGCAAATAA
- a CDS encoding glutamate--tRNA ligase yields MSQVRVRFAPSPTGSTHIGTARTALFNWLYARKTGGTLVLRIEDTDKERNTEAALQELLNGLKWLGLNWDEGPEVGGDFGPYFQSQRGDIYQDYLKKLQDAGRAYEKDGAIYFKLEGERYTEYDDYHKAEVEKVRTEPVVIEDVIRGNVTRREERDFVIVRSNGDPSFHFVNVVDDIAMGITHVLRGEDHLPNTSKHVELFKAFGVKPPVYAHMSMILKDPAHGKGKMSKRDKGALIEEYQQRDFLPEAVVNFIALLGWAPKDDQEVLSVDELIERFDIADLQKAGARFDEKKMSHINFEHMKRLPIERYLPPAVSALGKAGLVNDETDQEYLRKVLELCQQKINSFEDLPSFSAYFFTDDYSVDPKVEKKLLKRKDAAERIQEVIPVLENLESFDAITLERGIQALADEKDLKIFAWFPLLRFAVSGVGGGPDLLPMLETLGQETVVSRLKKLSASL; encoded by the coding sequence ATGTCACAGGTACGCGTAAGATTCGCCCCCAGCCCAACAGGCTCCACCCACATAGGCACCGCTCGCACAGCGCTCTTCAATTGGTTGTACGCTCGCAAGACCGGCGGCACCCTCGTCCTCCGCATCGAAGACACCGATAAGGAGCGCAACACCGAAGCCGCCCTGCAAGAGCTTCTCAACGGACTTAAATGGCTTGGCCTAAACTGGGACGAAGGTCCGGAAGTCGGAGGCGATTTCGGCCCCTACTTCCAAAGCCAGCGAGGGGATATATACCAGGACTACCTCAAAAAACTCCAGGACGCTGGCCGTGCCTACGAGAAGGACGGCGCGATCTACTTCAAACTCGAAGGCGAACGCTACACCGAGTACGACGACTACCACAAAGCGGAGGTCGAAAAGGTACGCACCGAGCCAGTCGTCATCGAAGATGTGATTCGAGGCAACGTAACCCGACGCGAAGAACGGGATTTCGTAATCGTACGCTCAAACGGCGACCCGTCCTTCCATTTCGTAAATGTCGTGGATGACATAGCGATGGGAATCACACACGTGCTTCGAGGCGAAGACCATTTGCCCAATACGTCCAAGCACGTGGAGCTATTCAAGGCGTTTGGCGTCAAGCCGCCCGTCTACGCTCACATGTCCATGATCCTCAAGGACCCAGCCCATGGAAAAGGGAAAATGTCCAAAAGAGACAAGGGAGCTTTGATCGAAGAATACCAACAACGGGACTTTCTTCCAGAAGCGGTGGTCAACTTCATCGCCTTGCTCGGTTGGGCTCCCAAGGATGACCAAGAAGTTCTTTCGGTAGACGAGTTGATCGAGCGTTTCGACATCGCGGACCTGCAAAAGGCGGGGGCCCGGTTCGACGAAAAGAAGATGTCCCACATCAACTTCGAACACATGAAGCGTTTGCCCATCGAGCGCTACCTGCCGCCCGCAGTCAGCGCCCTTGGAAAAGCTGGCCTCGTGAACGACGAAACCGATCAGGAGTACCTCCGCAAGGTCCTCGAACTGTGCCAACAAAAGATCAATAGCTTCGAAGATCTGCCCTCCTTCTCTGCTTACTTCTTCACCGACGACTACTCCGTAGATCCGAAGGTTGAGAAAAAGCTACTCAAACGAAAAGATGCTGCCGAACGTATCCAAGAAGTAATACCCGTGCTTGAGAATTTGGAATCTTTTGATGCCATTACCCTGGAACGCGGCATCCAAGCTTTGGCAGACGAAAAAGATCTCAAGATCTTCGCGTGGTTCCCTCTTCTCCGTTTCGCTGTAAGTGGAGTCGGAGGAGGTCCGGACCTACTTCCCATGCTAGAGACGCTAGGCCAGGAAACAGTTGTCTCCCGCTTAAAAAAATTATCAGCGAGCCTCTAA